In the genome of Bacillus sp. Marseille-P3661, one region contains:
- a CDS encoding LysR family transcriptional regulator encodes MTFDQILTFVSVATTNSFTKTSQELHLSQPSVTSRIKNLEETLGVTLFDRDNKKLSLTKDGEILLNYSNQIIDLYSKLLTDLNKASNEVTIGATPTIGIYIVPELVEKLLVLNSSYTFDLKHGSSAQLLTMILDGKIDLGFVIEKIDHPDVYHFEIRESLKVKLVASAGHPILKEEKISLEMLQSYKIVKLDNMGLFWEQINDQLKQINMKTLIKVDHPETAKNIMHNTTSLAFMPNAVIEKELKDGSIKTINIDGILPYDFPIYLLYHKRQESIPKFKQLLKLFKEIV; translated from the coding sequence ATGACATTTGATCAAATCTTAACGTTTGTAAGCGTTGCCACTACAAATAGCTTTACTAAAACTTCACAAGAGTTACACCTATCACAGCCTTCAGTAACTAGTAGAATTAAGAACCTTGAAGAAACATTAGGTGTAACCCTATTTGACAGAGATAATAAGAAATTAAGCTTAACAAAAGATGGCGAAATTCTACTAAACTACTCGAATCAGATTATTGATCTTTATAGTAAACTTTTAACAGACCTCAACAAAGCTTCTAATGAAGTTACCATAGGTGCAACACCTACAATTGGTATTTACATTGTGCCTGAACTTGTAGAAAAGTTACTAGTCCTAAATTCCAGCTATACGTTTGATTTAAAACACGGCTCTTCTGCTCAGTTACTAACGATGATTTTAGACGGGAAAATTGATTTAGGTTTTGTCATTGAAAAAATTGATCATCCGGATGTATATCATTTCGAAATAAGAGAATCGTTAAAAGTCAAATTAGTTGCTTCAGCAGGTCATCCAATCCTGAAAGAAGAAAAGATCAGTTTAGAGATGCTGCAAAGCTATAAGATTGTTAAATTAGATAATATGGGCTTATTTTGGGAACAAATCAATGATCAACTAAAACAAATAAATATGAAAACATTAATTAAAGTAGATCATCCCGAAACCGCCAAAAATATCATGCATAATACAACCTCATTGGCTTTTATGCCCAATGCTGTAATTGAAAAAGAACTTAAGGATGGCAGCATTAAAACGATTAATATTGATGGTATATTACCTTATGACTTCCCAATCTACCTGCTATATCATAAGCGTCAAGAAAGCATCCCAAAGTTCAAACAACTATTAAAACTTTTTAAAGAAATAGTATAG
- a CDS encoding NADPH-dependent FMN reductase produces MKILGISGTIVGTKTRVLVENVLEEILQMSSGIEEVDIELLDLKDYNIQFCDGRDPATYTGDTKIVIDKVCCADAYIIGTPIFQGSMTGVLKNLFDLIPPTAFRKKVIGFVANGGTYQHFLVVENQLKPIGGYFRSYIAPGFVYAHSEHFDSTNQIVDQDVKIRIGELAKEVVSMSSYLRN; encoded by the coding sequence ATGAAAATATTAGGGATTTCTGGGACGATCGTAGGCACGAAAACGAGAGTGTTAGTTGAGAATGTACTAGAAGAAATTCTGCAAATGAGCAGTGGTATAGAAGAGGTTGACATAGAATTGCTTGATTTGAAGGATTATAACATCCAATTCTGTGATGGTAGAGACCCAGCCACCTATACAGGTGATACTAAAATAGTCATTGATAAGGTTTGTTGTGCAGATGCCTATATTATTGGTACACCCATTTTTCAAGGTTCAATGACCGGAGTGTTAAAGAACTTATTTGATTTAATACCTCCGACTGCCTTTCGTAAAAAAGTAATCGGATTTGTAGCAAATGGGGGAACTTATCAGCATTTCTTAGTTGTCGAGAACCAATTGAAACCAATAGGTGGCTATTTTAGATCTTACATTGCCCCGGGTTTTGTTTATGCACATAGTGAACATTTTGATAGTACAAATCAAATAGTTGATCAAGATGTGAAAATAAGGATTGGGGAATTAGCAAAAGAAGTGGTTTCAATGAGCAGTTATCTCCGTAATTAA